The nucleotide window AACTACTTAGAATCGAAGCTCGTTAAACGGCTTACTTAAAAAGCCTACTTAAACGAACAGCCTATTTACTGTTGGCCGTAATAAGCATTTTCACCGTGCTTACGCAGGTAGTGTTTATCTGATAGCTCTGGCTGAATTTTGATGCCGCTGTTCAAAGTGCGCGTTGCCAACGCCATTGCAGAAACTTCTTCTAATACCACCGCGTTGTGAACCGCATCGTTGGCATCTTTGCCCCAAGAGAAAGGCGCATGTCCTGCAACTATCACGCTTGGAACTGCCATTGGATCAATACGACGTTGCTTGAACTCTTCAATGATCACCAAGCCGGTATTTTTCTCGTACTCTTCAGCAATTTCAGAGTGAGACAATCGACGTGTACATGGGATGTCACCATAGAAATAGTCAGCATGAGTAGTGCCCAATGCTGGAATATCGATGCCGGCTTGCGCCCAAATAGTGGCACTGCGTGAATGCGTGTGAACAATGCCACTGACCTCAGGGAAAGCTTTGTACAGCTCTAAGTGAGTTGCGGTATCACTTGAAGGATTAAGTTTCCCTTCAACAATGTTGCCTTCTAGATCGACGACCACCATGTCTTCAGCTGTCATGTCACAGTATTCGACACCTGATGGCTTAATCGCTATCACGCCATTAGTACGGTCAAACTCAGAGACATTTCCCCAAGTGAATGTCACCAAACCGTACTTCGGAAGCTGCAAATTGGCTTCCAAGACGCGTTGTTTCAGTTGGCTATATTTAGACATAATTGTCTCCTTACGCTGCTTCCGCTTGCAGTAATGCAGCATCAATTAAACGCGCCACTTCTTCTGGGCTTTTGCATGCGCGAAGTTTTGAGAAGTCTTCATCAAATTCAATCAAGTTCGCCACTTGCATGGTGCCTTCGATGTGCTCTTCTGAATCTTTGCCCGCTAGCGTGATCAGTACATCAACAGGCTCATCAACACCTTCAAAAGTAATCGGGGTTTCCAGCACGGTTAACGCAAAACCGGTACTAATCACACCATCTTCAGGGCGGCAATGAGGCAGAGCGAACGCATCGTGAATACAGATATAAGGGCCTTCTTCACCAATCGCTTTGGTAATCGCATCGTAGTAACGCTCTTCAGCAACACCGGCTTTAACCAATGCGTCAGTACCTAGCTTGATTGCCGCTTTCCAGTCAGCAGCTTTTGCATTCAGTAGGATAGAGTTGTTCTTGATAAGAGATTCTTTTAAGTTCATGTTATTGCTCACTTATATAATTTTTTATTGGCTCAGCAGTGCGATACCACTGAGCCGTTTATCATTATTTGTGGAAGTTGTTCTCGATGATGGAAACAAGTTCGTCGCCGAAAGTTTTCACCATAATCATGTTCTTAACCGCTAACTGTTGCTTACCTTCTGGCAACCCCGTGATCTTCGCTGCAAGAGCAACCGAAGTAACGATGATGTCGAATGAACCAAGGTGCGATTTGTAATCGGTGATAGCGCTGTTAAAGGTCGAGCTTGGGATGCCTTTCTTGTCCAAGTACTCTTTGATTTTCTTAGAGCACATCATTGAAGAACCTTGCCCTGAACCACAGCACACTAAGACACGAACCGGTTTCTGGTCAGCTGCTGGTGAGACGTGAGTTTCTGACGTTGTAGAAGCTGCCATTGTAGAAGCTGAAGGAGCTTGAGCTGTTGCTGTCGATTGTTGTGGTACAGCGACTTCAACCTCAATGCCTTCAGGTGTTACTGCGGTCATTGTTTCAGCGGCAGCTTCTGCGTCTTCTTCAGCTCGTAGTTGCTTAGAAGCGAAGAACATGTAGACACCAGCCAGAGCCAAAATCACAAAGAAGAACATGCTAGAGCTTGAGATGCCTTGCATGATAGGTGGGAATACCAGAGCCCAGTCAGCCATACCCATCCAGCCGTTAAACTC belongs to Vibrio cyclitrophicus and includes:
- a CDS encoding L-ribulose-5-phosphate 4-epimerase gives rise to the protein MSKYSQLKQRVLEANLQLPKYGLVTFTWGNVSEFDRTNGVIAIKPSGVEYCDMTAEDMVVVDLEGNIVEGKLNPSSDTATHLELYKAFPEVSGIVHTHSRSATIWAQAGIDIPALGTTHADYFYGDIPCTRRLSHSEIAEEYEKNTGLVIIEEFKQRRIDPMAVPSVIVAGHAPFSWGKDANDAVHNAVVLEEVSAMALATRTLNSGIKIQPELSDKHYLRKHGENAYYGQQ
- a CDS encoding PTS sugar transporter subunit IIA, translated to MNLKESLIKNNSILLNAKAADWKAAIKLGTDALVKAGVAEERYYDAITKAIGEEGPYICIHDAFALPHCRPEDGVISTGFALTVLETPITFEGVDEPVDVLITLAGKDSEEHIEGTMQVANLIEFDEDFSKLRACKSPEEVARLIDAALLQAEAA